The following coding sequences lie in one Micromonospora sp. R77 genomic window:
- a CDS encoding non-ribosomal peptide synthetase → MPTGDTGTTLSIPAAFDQVLRASPESVALRHGEGSLTYRELAATAHRVARDLAGRIAPEELVAVCATVGPDVVAALLGVLRAGGAYLPLDPGLPDARLATMLADSGARLVLLRARDEARIRSLVPPGVVVRAVDGGSPGVDRAAGLPDPGGTALAYAMYTSGSTGRPKAVLVEHASVVALARHERIGLRRRDVLLQLAPLTVDPSVFEMWGALLNGATLVLPPPGHGADPDRLGDLLARHRVTVLRLPAPLLPSVVDRHADALRGLRLLVSGGDRAAVPAVRTILDTVPGCTVVNGYGPTEATVYATWHPMTRYDPGWPSVPIGTPLHGGPPLVVDDRLAPVPPGQVGELCVQGPGLARGYLGRPAETAARFVPHPTCPGQRVYRTGDRVRLLADGNLEYLGRADDQVKIRGYRVELGEVEHALSDRPEIRDAAVVLGRTGRLTAFVVPAAGARVTEAGVRAGLAAALPAHMVPSSVSVVEALPRTANGKTDRRRLAATGSDPLAGSAQLPSALRRLGAIWERALGRPVRRADDSFLGLGGDSLAALEIIGAIRRELGVSLSLAEFLAAGTLAELARRLAGTTGPRPVGVAVGGGHRARLSPSQEGVWFDDRVAAAGRYNIGRTFAVHGVLDEPGLRRAVTTLADRQRALRTVMEHDADGWWQVTGDDHRPAVITTDLQHLPFEEARRTARARIDAAARRRVGPGEPLVRIELLRLADDAWLVDVNLHHVVADDWSSGIFFDELAARYADPDAPLPALEFQFADHVRAARGRQAERHQAVVRALRRRFAGYPGPYELPVDLPRPAVPSGHGDVVRRHLDAELTAAVAGAARRHGVSRFMLALAAVHLVLSRHAERDDLAIGVPLAGRGTPGTEHLIGYFVDLALARIAPAPGATVTDLLGHVREVCLELYGHDGVPVHPVAREIGLTGTPLFQTVVNYQQRSSGTLRLGGATVTEVPAPPRRSAKFDLSFAFREVGDRIAVEIEFSTDLFRADTVRALGDQLSTVLRWLTAHPDGLLRQAPLAGPAGDAPPVEEAAPVEDELLAGEDEVAVPARPLHALVRAGAARWPDRIAVVGDEETLTYRELDERSDRVAAGLRAAGQLPGAHVAVCLDRSPELLVALLGVLKAGAAYVPLDPAHPADRLLGMTGDAQVSLLVSGKGLSERLFGAAALPFPVADIHQLQEFAGPAVDPVDAHADDATRAAYVIYTSGSTGCPRGVVVAHAAVVNTLLGSLRRHPFRPDDVWLQTTSPGFDVAVYEQFMPLLCGATLVYCADGHRTDRAAFTRFVARNGVTVLVCVPSFLRALARPELPTVRILLVAGEPADVADTRHFRATATVINGYGPTEAAILATTHEAVADDDRARVPIGRPLPGTSAVVLDRFGQPAAVGVPGELWLGGAGLAVGYWNDPVETAARFRALPALGGRRWYRTGDRVRRLPDGSLDFLGRLDDQVKLRGFRIEPGEIEATLATHPDVTEAAVVLSGAGDDAELVAFVVGSAPPDRLRAFLTRRLPRYMVPAAFRTVPMIPTNGNGKTDRRELARRAADHRSDDGAPASPVPVTSRAGRAVLAVWGEVLHTGVRSLGDDFFAAGGHSLRLIRLLSRVEQVTGVAVDIRDFLAEPTVGALLRRVAHPPAGTGAAGGRTVTAEPLAEPLTFRRGPAAPPRTVLLTGATGLVGVFVLADLLAHTRGEVRCLVRAASAADGRRRLQEVADRYLVPLDATDSRITVDVGDLAAPGLGVTSAGWAALTEVDAIVHAGARVHHLSPYSALVPANVRGTAELVRLLGTGRAKRLHHLSTTAVFADGDGRHVDERTSVADERHSPGRGYAASKWVAERLVAGAATRGADVVVYRLGRVFGDTAHGATNVDDMFCRLLLTAARLGCHPTGAAARARLLPVDVVARAVVSGVLDDAPMPVQHLQHPDVVDIGAFMAVHDRMSGTTSQPVPLRVWVDRVRAAAADGTELPALPYLHHLADTDDPGAVRLDTAATVRDLDRRGVTLPSFGPQLIERCWSYLHRSGHLQPGGTP, encoded by the coding sequence CCGCGACCGCCCACAGGGTCGCCCGTGACCTGGCCGGCCGGATCGCCCCCGAGGAACTGGTCGCGGTCTGTGCGACCGTGGGCCCCGACGTCGTCGCCGCCCTGCTCGGCGTCCTGCGCGCCGGCGGGGCGTACCTGCCGCTCGATCCGGGGCTGCCGGACGCGCGACTGGCCACGATGCTGGCCGACAGCGGGGCACGGCTCGTCCTGCTGCGCGCACGGGACGAGGCGCGGATCCGGTCGCTCGTACCGCCCGGAGTCGTCGTCCGGGCCGTCGACGGCGGATCGCCCGGCGTCGACCGTGCCGCCGGGCTCCCCGACCCGGGCGGCACCGCCCTCGCGTACGCCATGTACACCTCCGGCAGCACCGGCCGCCCCAAGGCGGTGCTGGTCGAGCACGCCTCGGTGGTCGCGCTGGCGCGGCACGAGCGGATCGGCCTCCGGCGGCGGGACGTCCTGCTCCAACTCGCGCCGCTGACCGTGGACCCGTCCGTGTTCGAGATGTGGGGAGCCCTGCTCAACGGGGCCACGCTCGTCCTGCCGCCCCCCGGCCACGGCGCGGACCCGGACCGGCTCGGTGACCTGCTGGCCCGGCACCGGGTCACCGTCCTCCGGCTGCCCGCGCCGCTGCTGCCGTCGGTCGTGGACCGGCACGCCGACGCCCTGCGCGGGCTCCGGCTGCTCGTGTCCGGCGGGGACCGCGCGGCGGTGCCGGCGGTCCGGACGATCCTCGACACGGTTCCCGGCTGCACGGTCGTCAACGGCTACGGCCCCACCGAGGCGACGGTCTACGCCACCTGGCACCCGATGACCCGGTACGACCCCGGGTGGCCCTCGGTGCCGATCGGCACCCCGCTGCACGGCGGGCCGCCGCTGGTGGTCGACGACCGGCTCGCCCCGGTGCCGCCCGGACAGGTGGGGGAGCTCTGCGTGCAGGGCCCCGGGCTGGCCCGCGGCTACCTCGGCCGTCCGGCCGAGACCGCGGCCCGCTTCGTGCCGCACCCGACATGTCCCGGGCAGCGGGTCTACCGCACCGGCGACCGGGTCCGGCTGCTCGCCGACGGCAACCTCGAATACCTCGGCCGCGCGGACGACCAGGTCAAGATCCGGGGCTACCGGGTGGAGCTGGGCGAGGTCGAGCACGCCCTCAGCGACCGGCCGGAGATCCGGGACGCGGCCGTGGTGCTCGGCCGGACCGGTCGACTCACCGCGTTCGTCGTGCCGGCGGCGGGCGCCCGGGTCACCGAGGCCGGCGTCCGAGCCGGGCTCGCGGCGGCGCTGCCCGCGCACATGGTCCCCTCTTCGGTGAGCGTCGTCGAGGCGCTGCCCCGTACCGCCAACGGCAAGACCGACCGGCGGCGACTCGCCGCCACCGGATCCGACCCGCTCGCCGGCTCCGCGCAGCTGCCCTCGGCGCTGCGCCGGCTGGGCGCGATCTGGGAGCGGGCCCTGGGCCGGCCGGTGCGCCGGGCCGACGACAGCTTCCTCGGGCTCGGCGGTGACTCGCTCGCGGCGCTGGAGATCATCGGCGCGATCCGCCGCGAGTTGGGGGTGTCGCTGTCCCTCGCCGAGTTCCTCGCGGCCGGCACCCTGGCGGAGCTGGCACGGCGGCTGGCGGGGACGACCGGCCCGCGACCGGTCGGCGTCGCGGTCGGCGGGGGCCACCGGGCGCGGTTGTCGCCGAGTCAGGAGGGCGTCTGGTTCGACGACCGGGTGGCCGCTGCGGGGCGCTACAACATCGGGCGCACCTTCGCCGTCCACGGCGTGCTCGACGAGCCCGGCCTGCGGCGGGCCGTGACGACGCTGGCCGACCGGCAGCGGGCCCTGCGCACCGTGATGGAGCACGACGCCGACGGGTGGTGGCAGGTCACCGGCGACGACCACCGGCCGGCGGTCATCACGACCGACCTGCAGCACCTGCCGTTCGAGGAGGCCCGGCGTACGGCACGGGCCCGGATCGACGCCGCGGCCCGCCGCCGGGTCGGGCCGGGGGAGCCACTCGTCCGGATCGAGCTGCTCCGGCTCGCCGACGATGCCTGGCTGGTGGACGTCAACCTGCACCACGTGGTCGCCGACGACTGGTCGTCCGGGATCTTCTTCGACGAGCTGGCGGCCCGCTACGCCGACCCGGACGCCCCGCTGCCGGCGTTGGAGTTCCAGTTCGCCGATCACGTCCGCGCCGCGCGCGGTCGGCAGGCGGAGCGCCACCAGGCCGTCGTCCGGGCGCTGCGCCGCCGGTTCGCCGGCTATCCCGGGCCGTACGAACTCCCCGTCGACCTGCCCAGGCCGGCGGTGCCGAGCGGGCACGGCGACGTGGTCCGCCGCCACCTCGACGCGGAGCTGACCGCCGCCGTCGCGGGTGCCGCCCGCCGGCACGGGGTGAGCCGGTTCATGCTGGCGCTCGCCGCCGTCCACCTGGTGCTCTCCCGGCACGCCGAGCGGGACGACCTGGCCATCGGGGTGCCCCTCGCCGGCCGCGGCACCCCCGGCACCGAACACCTGATCGGCTACTTCGTCGACCTGGCCCTCGCCCGCATCGCTCCCGCGCCGGGCGCGACGGTCACCGACCTGCTGGGCCACGTCCGCGAGGTCTGCCTGGAGCTGTACGGCCACGACGGCGTACCGGTCCACCCGGTGGCGCGGGAGATCGGGCTCACCGGCACGCCGCTGTTCCAGACCGTCGTCAACTACCAGCAGCGCTCCAGCGGCACCCTGCGGCTGGGCGGCGCCACGGTCACCGAGGTCCCGGCACCGCCCCGCCGGTCGGCCAAGTTCGACCTGTCCTTCGCCTTCCGGGAGGTCGGTGACCGGATCGCCGTCGAGATCGAGTTCAGCACCGACCTCTTCCGCGCCGACACCGTCCGCGCGCTCGGCGACCAGCTGTCGACCGTGCTGCGGTGGCTGACCGCCCACCCGGACGGGCTGCTCCGGCAGGCCCCGCTCGCCGGACCGGCCGGGGATGCGCCACCGGTCGAGGAGGCTGCGCCGGTCGAGGACGAACTGCTGGCCGGGGAGGACGAGGTCGCGGTACCGGCCCGTCCGTTGCACGCGCTGGTGCGGGCCGGGGCCGCCAGGTGGCCGGACCGGATCGCGGTGGTGGGCGACGAGGAGACGCTGACCTACCGGGAGCTCGACGAGCGCAGCGACCGGGTGGCCGCCGGACTGCGCGCCGCCGGCCAGCTGCCCGGGGCGCACGTCGCGGTCTGCCTGGACCGGTCACCGGAGCTGCTGGTCGCGCTGCTCGGCGTGCTGAAGGCCGGTGCCGCGTACGTGCCGCTGGACCCGGCGCACCCGGCCGACCGGCTGCTGGGGATGACAGGCGACGCGCAGGTGTCCCTGCTGGTGTCCGGCAAGGGCCTGAGCGAGCGACTGTTCGGCGCCGCGGCGCTCCCGTTCCCGGTCGCCGACATCCACCAGCTGCAGGAGTTCGCCGGCCCGGCCGTCGACCCCGTCGACGCGCACGCGGACGACGCCACCCGGGCCGCGTACGTCATCTACACCTCGGGCAGCACCGGTTGCCCGCGCGGGGTGGTCGTCGCCCACGCGGCGGTGGTCAACACCCTGCTGGGCAGCCTGCGACGGCATCCGTTCCGGCCCGACGACGTGTGGCTGCAGACCACCTCGCCCGGCTTCGACGTCGCCGTGTACGAGCAGTTCATGCCGCTGCTCTGCGGCGCCACCCTGGTCTACTGCGCCGACGGGCACCGCACCGACCGGGCCGCGTTCACCCGGTTCGTGGCGCGCAACGGCGTCACCGTCCTGGTCTGCGTACCCTCGTTCCTGCGCGCGTTGGCGCGGCCCGAGCTGCCCACGGTCCGGATCCTGCTGGTGGCCGGCGAACCGGCCGACGTCGCCGACACCCGCCACTTCCGTGCCACCGCCACCGTGATCAACGGGTACGGCCCGACGGAGGCGGCGATCCTGGCCACCACCCACGAGGCGGTGGCGGACGACGACCGCGCCCGGGTGCCGATCGGCCGGCCGCTGCCCGGCACGTCGGCCGTCGTACTCGACCGGTTCGGTCAGCCCGCCGCCGTCGGGGTGCCCGGCGAGCTGTGGCTCGGCGGCGCCGGTCTGGCGGTCGGCTACTGGAACGACCCCGTGGAGACGGCGGCGCGGTTCCGGGCGCTGCCCGCGCTCGGCGGTCGGCGGTGGTACCGCACGGGCGACCGGGTGCGCCGGCTGCCCGACGGCAGCCTCGACTTCCTCGGTCGCCTCGACGACCAGGTGAAGCTGCGCGGCTTCCGGATCGAGCCCGGCGAGATCGAGGCGACGCTCGCCACGCATCCCGACGTCACCGAGGCCGCCGTGGTGCTCTCCGGTGCGGGCGACGACGCCGAGCTGGTGGCGTTCGTCGTCGGGTCGGCCCCACCCGACCGGCTGCGCGCCTTCCTGACCCGGCGGCTGCCCCGCTACATGGTGCCGGCGGCGTTCCGGACGGTGCCGATGATCCCCACGAACGGCAACGGCAAGACCGACCGCCGGGAACTGGCCCGCCGCGCCGCCGACCACCGGTCCGACGACGGGGCCCCGGCGTCGCCGGTGCCGGTGACCTCCCGCGCCGGGCGTGCGGTGCTCGCGGTCTGGGGCGAGGTGCTGCACACCGGGGTACGGTCGCTCGGCGACGACTTCTTCGCCGCCGGTGGACACTCGCTGCGCCTGATCCGGCTGCTGTCCCGGGTCGAGCAGGTCACCGGCGTGGCCGTCGACATCCGCGACTTCCTCGCCGAGCCGACCGTCGGCGCGCTGCTGCGCCGGGTCGCGCACCCACCGGCCGGGACCGGCGCGGCGGGCGGCCGGACGGTCACGGCGGAGCCGCTGGCGGAACCGCTGACCTTCCGGCGCGGTCCGGCCGCCCCACCCCGCACGGTGCTGCTCACCGGCGCCACCGGTCTGGTCGGGGTGTTCGTCCTCGCGGACCTACTCGCGCACACCCGCGGCGAGGTGCGGTGCCTGGTCCGGGCGGCATCCGCCGCCGACGGCAGGCGACGGTTGCAGGAGGTGGCCGACCGGTACCTGGTGCCGCTCGACGCCACGGACTCCCGGATCACCGTGGACGTCGGGGACCTGGCGGCACCCGGCCTGGGCGTCACCTCGGCCGGGTGGGCGGCGCTCACCGAGGTCGACGCGATCGTGCACGCCGGGGCCCGGGTGCACCACCTGTCGCCGTACTCGGCGCTGGTGCCGGCCAACGTGCGCGGCACCGCGGAACTCGTCCGGCTGCTCGGCACCGGGCGCGCGAAGCGCCTGCACCACCTGTCGACGACCGCCGTCTTCGCCGACGGCGACGGACGGCACGTCGACGAACGGACCTCCGTCGCCGACGAACGGCACTCGCCCGGACGCGGGTACGCCGCGAGCAAGTGGGTGGCCGAGCGGCTGGTCGCCGGTGCCGCCACCCGGGGTGCCGACGTCGTGGTGTACCGGCTGGGTCGGGTCTTCGGTGACACCGCGCACGGTGCCACGAACGTCGACGACATGTTCTGCCGGCTGCTGCTCACCGCCGCCCGGTTGGGCTGCCATCCGACCGGTGCGGCGGCCCGGGCCCGACTGCTGCCGGTCGACGTGGTCGCGCGCGCGGTGGTGAGCGGCGTGCTGGACGACGCACCGATGCCGGTACAGCACCTCCAGCACCCCGACGTCGTCGACATCGGCGCGTTCATGGCCGTCCACGACCGGATGTCCGGCACCACGTCGCAGCCGGTGCCGCTGCGGGTCTGGGTGGACCGGGTACGCGCGGCGGCGGCCGACGGCACCGAACTGCCGGCGCTGCCGTACCTGCACCACCTCGCCGACACCGACGACCCCGGGGCGGTCCGGCTCGACACCGCCGCCACCGTCCGGGACCTGGACCGCCGGGGCGTCACGCTGCCGTCCTTCGGGCCGCAGCTCATCGAACGCTGCTGGTCGTACCTGCACCGGAGCGGGCATCTCCAGCCGGGAGGAACACCATGA
- a CDS encoding ferredoxin has protein sequence MDSGACVGAGLCVLTAPEVFDQDPEDGIATAIDEDVPPELVPLAREARAVCPVEAIGLTDD, from the coding sequence GTGGACAGCGGAGCGTGTGTCGGCGCGGGTCTCTGTGTGTTGACGGCCCCCGAGGTCTTCGACCAGGACCCGGAGGACGGCATCGCCACCGCGATCGACGAGGACGTCCCGCCCGAGCTGGTGCCGCTGGCCCGGGAGGCGCGCGCCGTGTGCCCGGTGGAGGCCATCGGGCTGACGGACGACTGA
- a CDS encoding aminotransferase class V-fold PLP-dependent enzyme — MRAVPSPARAEAVHFNYAGAGVPSPEVLDRMRHYLELETSLGPYEAEAAHGEAVVAATRAALAGLLGAEPSGVALFDNATRAWTTLVGNLPLRAGDEVWVSAYDYVGNLFHLAELRRRLGLRIVVMPCTPRGDVDLDWIAAHLTDDVALVSVSHLPSCCGVVVDVAAIGALLRGSRALFVVDGCQAVGNVEVDVTAIGADIYTGAGRKFLRGPRGTGFAHVSDRYLALAAPAVLDVHAMTVSPALDAKPLVEDATSLELAERNIAVWAGLGVAVAEDQARDATERRQTAELFADLERQVCALPGLRRLGEASRRSGTVSVCSDRRPVTELYARLRERGIRTWVGHGAHTPLFAPGQGADEFLRISMGRGTTTAEVDLLVHALTDLTE; from the coding sequence ATGAGAGCCGTCCCGTCGCCGGCACGCGCGGAAGCCGTGCACTTCAACTACGCCGGAGCCGGTGTGCCGTCACCCGAGGTCCTCGACCGGATGCGGCACTACCTGGAACTCGAGACGTCGCTCGGCCCGTACGAGGCCGAGGCGGCACACGGCGAGGCCGTGGTGGCGGCGACCCGCGCCGCTCTCGCCGGCCTGCTCGGCGCCGAACCGTCCGGCGTCGCGCTCTTCGACAACGCGACCCGCGCCTGGACGACCCTGGTGGGGAACCTCCCGCTGCGCGCCGGCGACGAGGTCTGGGTCTCCGCGTACGACTACGTCGGCAACCTGTTCCACCTCGCCGAGCTGCGCCGACGGCTCGGCCTGCGGATCGTGGTCATGCCGTGCACGCCCCGCGGCGACGTCGACCTCGACTGGATCGCGGCGCACCTCACCGACGACGTGGCCCTCGTGTCGGTGTCCCACCTGCCGTCCTGCTGCGGCGTGGTGGTGGACGTGGCGGCGATCGGCGCGCTGCTGCGGGGTTCGCGCGCGCTGTTCGTGGTGGACGGCTGCCAGGCCGTCGGCAACGTCGAGGTGGACGTCACCGCCATCGGCGCCGACATCTACACCGGCGCCGGCCGCAAGTTCCTCCGCGGGCCCCGCGGCACCGGCTTCGCCCACGTCTCGGACCGCTACCTGGCCCTCGCCGCACCGGCCGTGCTGGACGTGCACGCCATGACCGTCTCACCGGCGCTCGACGCGAAGCCCCTCGTCGAGGACGCGACGAGCCTCGAACTCGCCGAGCGGAACATCGCGGTCTGGGCGGGGCTGGGGGTGGCCGTGGCGGAGGACCAGGCCCGCGACGCAACTGAGCGACGACAGACCGCCGAGCTCTTCGCCGACCTGGAACGCCAGGTCTGTGCCCTGCCCGGCCTCCGCCGGCTCGGCGAGGCCAGCCGGCGCTCGGGGACCGTCTCGGTCTGCAGCGACCGGCGGCCGGTCACCGAGCTCTATGCCCGACTGCGGGAGCGGGGCATCCGGACCTGGGTGGGCCACGGCGCGCACACGCCGCTGTTCGCTCCCGGACAGGGGGCCGACGAGTTCCTCCGGATCTCCATGGGCCGGGGCACCACCACGGCCGAGGTGGACCTACTGGTCCACGCCCTCACCGACCTGACCGAATGA
- a CDS encoding helix-turn-helix transcriptional regulator, translated as MVLTEYAGTAGAVFRDAVTRTHLLTERELDVFCSLGCGMANAEIARHLSITERTVKHHVTEIMTKLGVDSRLKVGIVACIAMLSAEPADERK; from the coding sequence ATGGTGCTGACCGAATACGCAGGGACCGCCGGAGCCGTCTTCCGCGACGCGGTGACCCGGACCCACCTGTTGACCGAGCGGGAGCTGGACGTGTTCTGCTCCCTGGGATGTGGGATGGCGAACGCGGAGATCGCCCGCCACCTCTCCATCACCGAACGCACCGTCAAGCATCACGTCACCGAGATCATGACGAAGTTGGGCGTGGACTCCCGGCTCAAGGTCGGCATCGTCGCCTGCATCGCGATGCTCAGCGCCGAACCGGCGGACGAGCGGAAGTAG
- a CDS encoding cytochrome P450 gives MTQSSAAVGAPRDEQTYPMRRGGCPFDPPPAARRLGDGGPQRVTIWDGSRPWLFTRYDDVRVVLSDPGFSADKARPGFPLSSQVAAAEVNVGPTLLVMDGAEHAATRRMLMPEFTVRRSESRRPQIARAVDGYLDDLLAAGRPADFVATVALPTALRVICELLGVPHRDAEFFRTRTATMGLVGLPLAEATAARRELFDYLLALVHERDRQPRDDFLSRLTVRHVRTGSMTPEVLAAMALLVLTAGHDTAANMMSLGVLALIRHPEQFAHLRRDPRPSTAAAVTDELLRYLTVVQRGIRRIAVADVDVNGHRVRAGEGVIAAIDVANRDRAHFPQGDDLAVTAPARHHLAFGYGNHQCIGQALARVELESVYAGVARRIPGLRLAVPLAYVRFKSDMAVYGVHELPVTW, from the coding sequence ATGACCCAGTCCAGCGCCGCGGTGGGCGCGCCACGGGACGAGCAGACCTACCCGATGCGCCGGGGCGGCTGCCCCTTCGATCCGCCACCGGCCGCCCGCCGGCTGGGCGACGGTGGGCCGCAGCGGGTCACCATCTGGGACGGCAGCCGGCCGTGGCTCTTCACCCGCTACGACGACGTACGGGTGGTGCTCTCCGACCCGGGGTTCAGCGCCGACAAGGCCCGGCCCGGCTTCCCGCTGTCCAGCCAGGTGGCTGCCGCCGAGGTCAACGTCGGCCCGACCCTGCTGGTGATGGACGGTGCCGAGCACGCCGCCACCCGGCGGATGTTGATGCCGGAGTTCACCGTCCGACGCAGTGAGTCGCGTCGGCCGCAGATCGCCCGCGCGGTCGACGGGTATCTCGACGACCTGCTCGCGGCGGGTCGCCCGGCGGACTTCGTGGCGACGGTGGCGCTGCCGACCGCGCTGCGGGTGATCTGCGAGTTGCTCGGGGTGCCGCACCGGGACGCGGAGTTCTTCCGCACCCGGACCGCCACGATGGGCCTGGTGGGGCTGCCCCTGGCCGAGGCTACCGCGGCCCGCCGGGAGCTCTTCGACTATCTCTTGGCGCTCGTCCACGAGCGGGACCGGCAGCCGCGGGACGACTTCCTCAGCCGGCTGACCGTGCGGCACGTACGGACCGGTTCCATGACCCCCGAGGTGCTCGCGGCGATGGCGTTGCTGGTGCTGACCGCGGGCCACGACACCGCCGCGAACATGATGTCCCTCGGCGTCCTGGCCCTGATCCGGCATCCTGAGCAGTTCGCCCACCTGCGTCGGGACCCGCGGCCGTCGACCGCGGCGGCCGTGACGGACGAGCTGCTGCGCTACCTGACGGTCGTGCAGCGCGGGATCCGACGGATCGCCGTCGCGGACGTCGACGTGAACGGCCACCGGGTCCGCGCGGGGGAGGGCGTCATCGCCGCCATCGACGTGGCCAACCGGGACCGCGCGCACTTCCCCCAGGGCGACGACCTCGCCGTCACCGCGCCGGCCCGCCACCATCTCGCCTTCGGGTACGGCAACCACCAGTGCATCGGGCAGGCGCTGGCCCGGGTCGAACTCGAGTCGGTCTATGCCGGTGTCGCCCGCCGGATCCCCGGGCTGCGGCTGGCGGTCCCGCTGGCGTACGTCCGGTTCAAGTCGGACATGGCCGTGTACGGCGTCCACGAGCTGCCGGTGACGTGGTGA
- a CDS encoding MFS transporter yields the protein MRPTLRENLATLRPIRGLLVSIAVARSSVMLFPFYGAYLAVTREGLRPAAIGLVIGAFGVGALLADVTVSQLTRRMPERRVAVLGMLGVALCVLVVAVVPGLWPLVAATAAWGFCYELINPVSYTMVANTMPDSQRRFAFAAVRLAVNVGMGIGPVIAGLLFKVSPGLLVWGTAVGYLVAAGVLARSRLTDDRREATAPAAADPAGDGPAADRSGSELRFWSFFASIMPIHLAYALPPTVVSAYVIQKLHGPPVWVSAIFATNALMVITCEISLNHLMNHWRRRTTLLTGYACAIIGFGLMGLGANPWLLLLGTAWWTLGEMIVFPAMMDHVSAVSPPALKARNIGFYAAGVNIGVLVAPMMFLPLIAVVDARVAWAVVAGVVGLGMIAVAALSTVRYLWTSDGAAPAAVAEVSR from the coding sequence ATGAGGCCGACGCTCCGGGAGAACCTGGCGACGCTCCGGCCCATCCGCGGTCTGCTGGTCTCCATCGCGGTGGCCCGCAGCTCGGTGATGCTGTTCCCGTTCTACGGCGCCTACCTGGCGGTGACCCGCGAAGGGCTGCGCCCGGCGGCCATCGGCCTGGTGATCGGTGCCTTCGGTGTCGGCGCCCTGCTGGCCGACGTGACCGTCAGCCAGTTGACCCGACGGATGCCGGAGCGCCGGGTCGCCGTGCTCGGCATGCTCGGCGTCGCGCTCTGCGTCCTCGTGGTGGCCGTGGTGCCGGGCCTGTGGCCGTTGGTCGCGGCGACGGCCGCCTGGGGTTTCTGCTACGAGCTGATCAACCCGGTGTCGTACACGATGGTGGCGAACACCATGCCGGACAGCCAGCGGCGGTTCGCCTTCGCCGCGGTGCGGCTGGCGGTCAACGTGGGCATGGGCATCGGACCGGTGATCGCGGGCCTGCTGTTCAAGGTGTCGCCGGGCCTGCTCGTCTGGGGCACCGCGGTCGGCTACCTGGTGGCGGCCGGGGTGCTGGCCCGGTCCCGGCTCACCGACGACCGGCGGGAGGCGACCGCCCCGGCGGCCGCCGACCCCGCCGGGGACGGGCCGGCCGCCGACCGGAGCGGCAGCGAGCTGCGCTTCTGGTCGTTCTTCGCGTCGATCATGCCGATCCATCTCGCCTATGCGCTGCCGCCCACCGTGGTCAGCGCGTACGTCATCCAGAAGCTGCACGGCCCGCCGGTGTGGGTGAGCGCGATCTTCGCGACGAATGCGTTGATGGTCATCACCTGCGAGATCAGCCTCAACCACCTGATGAACCACTGGCGGCGCCGCACCACCCTGCTGACCGGGTACGCGTGCGCCATCATCGGCTTCGGCCTGATGGGACTCGGCGCGAACCCGTGGCTGCTGTTGCTGGGCACCGCCTGGTGGACCCTCGGCGAGATGATCGTCTTCCCGGCCATGATGGACCACGTCAGTGCCGTCTCGCCGCCGGCGCTCAAGGCCCGCAACATCGGCTTCTACGCCGCCGGCGTGAACATCGGGGTGCTGGTCGCGCCGATGATGTTCCTCCCGCTGATCGCGGTCGTCGACGCCCGGGTCGCCTGGGCCGTGGTGGCCGGCGTCGTCGGACTCGGCATGATAGCGGTAGCCGCACTGAGCACCGTCCGGTACTTGTGGACCAGTGACGGTGCGGCGCCCGCCGCCGTCGCGGAGGTGAGTCGATGA